Part of the Shewanella eurypsychrophilus genome is shown below.
GGTGAAGCAATCTAAACTGGCCGGTGGGAAATAAAATTAGGATTGAAAGGTCCTAGGTTCTAGATACTTCTTTTAAGCATACAAAATATACAGCAGTGAACCTGTCCCTATGGATAGCCATAGCATGACACCGAGTAGCAATGGTTTAGCTCCGGCTGCTCGCATCTTACTCACAGTGATACCTGCACCGATTAAAAACAGGCACAAGACTAAGATACGCTTAGACATCTCAAATATGACCTCATAAGCGATTTGCCCCTGGGGAAACAAATAAGCAATACCAATAGCAAGACAATAAAACCCGATAAAATAGGGAATGGTGATCTTTTTCTTGTTGCCGCCAAATATAGCCGCACTTAACAAGGCGATAGGAATGATCCAAAGGGCTCTGGCAAGTTTAATCGTTGTCGCAGTTGTGAGGGCTTCCTCTCCATAAGCCGAAGCTGCACCAACCACAGAAGAGGTGTCATGAATTGCTATGGCACTCCAGACTCCAAAATCATATTGGCTCATTGAAAATAGGTGGCCTAATGCCGGAAAGACAAATAGTGCAATTGAGTTGAGTATAAACACAGTGGCCAACGCGATAGCAGACTGCTCACTGTTTGCATTGATTGCAGGTGAAACCGCTGCAATCGCGCTACCGCCACAGATCGCGGTTCCAGCAGAGATTAAGTGACCAGTTTTACTATCAAATTTAAGCAGCTTGGTCAGTAGAAAACCTAAGGCTAAGGTGAAAATAATGGATCCTAAAATAAGCGGTAGGTTAGCTAAACTTACCGATATTGCGGTTTGTAGATGGATCCCAAACCCCAAGCCTATGATTGAGTATGACAGAAAGCGTTTAGTTAACGACGCCAAATTTATATTATGAGGCACTAGGCCAAGACTTGCTAAGGTAAAGCCAAGCACGAGAGCGATAGGGGATGTGATGACCGGAAGCAAACATAAGGCAGCGATGAGTAAAAAAGGGCCATATTTTTGCATTAATTGGATATTGGTTTGCACTTGTTTGTTAGTCGGCATCGTTTTTTGGATGAATTCATTGGCCGAACATTGTAACTCGCGCTTCAGTGTCAATAAATTCAATTAATTTTAGTTAATGATTCAATATTTTTTAATCTAAGTCTCCTCCTGTGTCAGGATTGTTATCACCCACAAAAAAGCCTGAGGCTGTGAGGGCTCAGGCTAATGATATTGAACAAGGTTGTTCGGTTAGAGCTGGCTTATCTCATGGTAACGAACTCTTCGGCGCCCGTTGGGTGTATCGCCACTACTGAGTCAAACTGAGCCTTGGTTGCGCCCATTTTCATGGCGACACCGAAGCCTTGTAGGATTTCATCCATACCAAATCCGATACCATGGATACCGACGACAGTCTCTTCTGGGCCTGCACAGACCAGTTTCATCTTGCAAGCCTGGCGGTGTGCTGTAACCGCTGTGTACATAGAAGTGAAACCTGAGGCGTAACACTTAACTTGGTCTGCACCGTATTGGGCAATAGCTTCAGGCTCTGAAAGTCCCATGGTGCCGATAGCGGGGTGGCTAAAGACAACCGTAGGGATCAACTTGTAATCCATCTTGGCATCGGTCATACCATTGAATAGGCGCTCTGAGAGTAGGCGACCCGCTTTTACCGCGACGGGTGTTAGCTCGACGCCACCTTCGATAATATCACCGACACAATAGATCCCTGGGTTGGTGGTGTTTTGCTGCTCATCGACAATGACATAGCCACGATCATTAAGCTTAACTTGGGTATGCTCAAGGCCAATATTGTCTGTTGATGGTTTACGGCCAATGGCCCAGATCAAGGTATCAACTTCATAGCTCTCACCATTTTCAAGCTTAAGAGTGAGGCTGCCATCACTATTTTTAATGACCGATTCTGGTGTGCTATTGGTATGAAGCGTTGGCCCATCAGTTGCCATTGACTCCATTAGAGCTTCACTTAGCATAGGGTCGAAGCTACGTAGTGGCGCGTGTTTACGCACGAAAAGCTGGGTTTCACTGCCGAGTGAATGCAGTACGCCAGCAAGCTCGACAGCAATATAACCCGCGCCAATTACGGCTACGCGCTTTGGCTGCTCGGTGAGAGCGAAGAAACCATCAGAATCGATACCATGTTCAGCACCTGGAATGTTCGGGATGGTCGGAGAGCCACCTGTCGCGATAAGAATATTATCGGCAGTGTACTCTTGACCGTCGATCTCTATAGTACGTTCATTAACGAAGCGGCCATAACCTCTAACCAGTGTGACCTTGTTGTTCTCTAAACCACGATCATACGAACCATGAATTCTGTCGATATAGGCTTCACGGCTAGCGACCAAAGTGCTCCAGTCGAATTTGTTTACCGTGACATCGAAACCGTAGTCTTTAGCATAAAGGTGTAGCGCTTCTGCAACCTGAGCGCCATACCACATGACCTTTTTAGGAACACAGCCCACATTGACACAGGTACCGCCTAAGGCTTTAGCCTCGATAAGTAGGACTTTTGCACCACGCATAGCAGCTCGGTTTGCCGATGCAATACCACCACTACCTGCGCCAAGACAGATATAGTCAAAATGTTGGGCCATCATTATCTCCAAAAAGGTTTGTTAAAGTTTGAAAAAAAGCTCGCCTCATTGTAGAGGGAATTGATCCTTATCTCATTAACTATTAATACCAGTTGCATTAAAAGTTTGACCATTCAGCGGGAATTCAAAGCCGCACTACGTGAGTGGCTCTGAATTGGTCAAACACTTAGCTCCTGCCAGTAAACAGACCCGTGTTTGGCTGATAAAATTTCTCCTATAAAGCTCAACGACGGTACTGACACCTGTCGTGATCGACTTGGCTTGGTCCTTCGGCGCCGCACTTCATACATTTCCATTCAGTGGTTCTTATTTTGAGTTCGCTGCGATGAAAGCCATAACTTTTTTGATTGCCGCGGTGTTTAAGGCTCTTTTCTAATTTATCCATACGGCTGTCTAGCCAGCGACAGCTTGGGTCGTTAGCCACCTGTGATCTGCTAGCCAACAGCTGTTTTCTGGAGAGCGTTTTTGTGGATTTACGTCTTCGTTTCTTGGATTTTTTCTTGGCTGGAGCCTGCAGCTTAAAGTGCGGCTCTGCATGGTAATCGAATGCACTTCGATTTTGGGATGGGATAAGGATTGGTTTACCTTCGCTATCTAATGCCACGCCTAATGTTGTGCTGGGGGAATCAGCGTTAGTGAGTAAGCTTACATCGCTAGCATGACAGCTATAGGACAAGCCTAAGGCGATGATAATTCCCAATATTGGTATGGTATAGGCTGGCTGATGCGCAGGCATGCGCTTAATGTTGAAGAGTGACATTCCTTGTTCCTCTCTGAGCTTCTGATTATCTCTGTGTTAAAGGCGTTCCCTGCCGTTAATCATTATTTTATCTCTACTGACTAAGTGTAAATTTAGACGACAAAATACGTTACTACCAATCTGAATCTTGTTTATGTGCTAAAAATTCCATGTCAGGTGAATGCCTGCATAGGTTTGCTCTAAGCTGCCTTCGTTCTCCTCGGCTTTAGCTTCGAGCTTGATATCTTCTTGAGCTAAGGTATGGCTGAAGTGCCCCGATATGACTAGCTGATCCATGATGATGTACTCGGCTTCGATGCCAAATTGAAAGTGGTTAGCACCGTTGTGCTCTTCTGTGACATATTGGAAGTCGAATGCTTGGGTGATATAAGGCGTGACAGTAAAGCCATCACTTAATTCCCAAGGGCTATGTATGCTAGCTTCGACAAAATAACCGCCAGCTTCTGTTGAGTAGGTATAAGCCAATGATGGTATAAGCCAATCATTAAATTGGTAGGTTAAGCTGCTAAAGAGTTCATTGTCACTACAAGGTTCATCACCATAAAACTCGAGTCTTTGGTAACCAATACTGACATCTATGGTGTCTGAAATTGCAATAGCGTATTCCAGACCAAAGTTCCATTCAGTATAATCTTGGCTATCGGCACGCCCACCTGTCGCGTAGATATTCAGATCTCCACGTTGGACAGCCAACGTGCCCCAGGTGATGCCACCTTTATCTAAGTTGTTACGGCCCTCTGAGATATATTCAGAGTCCCAACCGAGATCGACAATAAATTGAGTCTCATTTTGCTCATTTTTTGGTAATTTATTGATGTTATGAGAGTCA
Proteins encoded:
- the gorA gene encoding glutathione-disulfide reductase, whose product is MAQHFDYICLGAGSGGIASANRAAMRGAKVLLIEAKALGGTCVNVGCVPKKVMWYGAQVAEALHLYAKDYGFDVTVNKFDWSTLVASREAYIDRIHGSYDRGLENNKVTLVRGYGRFVNERTIEIDGQEYTADNILIATGGSPTIPNIPGAEHGIDSDGFFALTEQPKRVAVIGAGYIAVELAGVLHSLGSETQLFVRKHAPLRSFDPMLSEALMESMATDGPTLHTNSTPESVIKNSDGSLTLKLENGESYEVDTLIWAIGRKPSTDNIGLEHTQVKLNDRGYVIVDEQQNTTNPGIYCVGDIIEGGVELTPVAVKAGRLLSERLFNGMTDAKMDYKLIPTVVFSHPAIGTMGLSEPEAIAQYGADQVKCYASGFTSMYTAVTAHRQACKMKLVCAGPEETVVGIHGIGFGMDEILQGFGVAMKMGATKAQFDSVVAIHPTGAEEFVTMR
- a CDS encoding YeiH family protein; the encoded protein is MQKYGPFLLIAALCLLPVITSPIALVLGFTLASLGLVPHNINLASLTKRFLSYSIIGLGFGIHLQTAISVSLANLPLILGSIIFTLALGFLLTKLLKFDSKTGHLISAGTAICGGSAIAAVSPAINANSEQSAIALATVFILNSIALFVFPALGHLFSMSQYDFGVWSAIAIHDTSSVVGAASAYGEEALTTATTIKLARALWIIPIALLSAAIFGGNKKKITIPYFIGFYCLAIGIAYLFPQGQIAYEVIFEMSKRILVLCLFLIGAGITVSKMRAAGAKPLLLGVMLWLSIGTGSLLYILYA